The genomic DNA GAGGGGAAGTCATGAAGGGCGTCACCATCGATCTGGCCAAACTGGCCAGGGACAAGGGAATCAAATATTTCCTGATCAGCTATGTCGATCTGTTCGGCGCGCTTCGCGCCAAGCTGGTCCCCGCAACCGCCATCGGCGGCATGCAGAAGAACGGGGCGGGTTTTGCCGGATTCGCCTCGAATCTCGATCTCAATCCCGCCCATCCCGACGTGTTCGCGCTGCCCGATCCTTCCAGCCTGATCCAACTGCCCTGGAAGCCGGAAGTGGGCTGGTTGGCCAGCGACTTGTACATGGATGGCAAGCCGCTGGAACAATCGCCCCGCTATCTTCTGAAGAAAATGCAGGCCAAAGCGGCCGAAATGGGCGGCTTCGTTTTGAAAACCGGCGTCGAGGCGGAGTTCTTTTTGCTGGCCAAAGACGGCACGGCGATTTCCGACCCTGAGGATCTGGCCGCCAAGCCCTGTTACGACCAGCAAGCCTTGATGCGCCGCTATGACGTGATCACCGAAATCTGCGACGCCATGCAGACGCTGGGCTGGGGTCCCTATCAAAACGACCACGAGGACGCCAACGGACAGTTCGAAATGAACTGGGACTATGATGATGTGCTGCTGACCGCCGACCGCCACGTCTTCTTCAAATACATGGCCAAGGCCCTGGCCGAGAAGCACGGCTACCGCGCCAGCTTCA from Alphaproteobacteria bacterium includes the following:
- the glnT gene encoding type III glutamate--ammonia ligase codes for the protein MKGVTIDLAKLARDKGIKYFLISYVDLFGALRAKLVPATAIGGMQKNGAGFAGFASNLDLNPAHPDVFALPDPSSLIQLPWKPEVGWLASDLYMDGKPLEQSPRYLLKKMQAKAAEMGGFVLKTGVEAEFFLLAKDGTAISDPEDLAAKPCYDQQALMRRYDVITEICDAMQTLGWGPYQNDHEDANGQFEMNWDYDDVLLTADRHVFFKYMAKALAEKHGYRASFMPKPFNHLTGNGCHIHLSLWAGKKNAFSDSKGELGMSALAYEFLGGVLHSADAFCAFTNPTINSFKRINAPVTLSGSTWSPSSVTHTGNNRTHMVRIPDAGRFEVRLPDGAMNPYLGPAAILAAGLDGMAKQRDPGKRLDIDMYTQGESLKNVKKLPLNLLDALRNLDKSKVLREAFGSDFIDSYVKLKMAEWNGFMQHATDWERQHTLDC